In one Populus nigra chromosome 12, ddPopNigr1.1, whole genome shotgun sequence genomic region, the following are encoded:
- the LOC133669222 gene encoding pectin acetylesterase 12-like: MKLFGFWTAAAVLCLFGAWEVNGILEINEEELFYTETNASYYNESKAVFGNNALLVGLTLIKSAAAKGAVCLDGTLPGYHWHRGYGSGANSWLIQLEGGGWCNTVRACVYRKKTRRGSSNYMEKQLAFTGILSNKPEENPDFFNWNRVKLRYCDGASFTGDSEHKAAQLQFRGQRIWSAAMEDLMSSGMRYANQALLSGCSAGGLASILHCDEFRDLFPRTTRVKCLSDAGLFLDVVDVSGGRTLRNVYSGVVGLQGVQNNLPRICTNHLDPTSCFFPQNIIGNVKAPLFILNTAYDSWQIQSSLAPPSADPHGYWSNCRKDHSKCSASQLQFLQGFRNQMLNAIKGFSNSRQNGLFINSCFAHCQSERQDTWFADDSPVLGSKPIALAVGDWYFDRAGEKAIDCPYPCDNSCHNLVFR; encoded by the exons atgaagctttTCGGCTTCTGGACTGCTGCTGCTGTTCTTTGTCTTTTTGGGGCATGGGAGGTAAATGGGATCTTGGAGATCAATGAAGAAGAGCTGTTTTACACTGAAACTAATGCTTCTTATTATAATGAATCTAAAGCTGTTTTTGGAAATAATGCTTTGTTGGTTGGCCTCACTCTCATCAAATCAGCTGCTGCTAAAGGAGCAG TCTGTTTGGATGGAACATTGCCTGGATACCATTGGCATCGTGGGTATGGTTCTGGGGCTAATAGTTGGCTTATTCAATTGGAG GGAGGAGGATGGTGTAATACTGTCAGAGCTTGTGTTTACCGTAAAAAAACTCGGCGAGGTTCATCGAACTACATGGAAAAGCAGTTGGCGTTTACAGGAATACTGAGCAATAAACCTGAAGAAAATCCTG ATTTTTTCAACTGGAACAGAGTAAAACTCCGTTACTGTGATGGTGCCTCTTTTACCGGGGACAGTGAACATAAG gcTGCACAGTTGCAATTTAGAGGACAACGTATATGGTCAGCTGCAATGGAAGATTTAATGTCCAGTGGAATGCGCTATGCCAATCAG gCTCTTCTTTCTGGCTGCTCTGCTGGGGGTCTAGCTTCTATTCTACACTGTGACGAGTTTAGGGATTTGTTTCCAAGAACAACTAGAGTGAAATGCCTGAGTGATGCTGGTTTATTCCTTGATGT AGTTGATGTTTCTGGTGGGCGCACCTTAAGAAACGTATACAGTGGAGTTGTCGGCTTGCAG GGGGTGCAGAATAACCTTCCACGTATATGCACCAACCACCTTGATCCAACTTCt tgcTTCTTCCCACAAAACATAATCGGCAATGTTAAAGCCCCATTGTTCATTCTCAATACAGCCTATGATTCATGGCAG ATCCAGTCCAGCTTAGCTCCACCATCTGCTGATCCCCATGGCTACTGGAGCAATTGCAGAAAGGACCACTCAAAATGTTCTGCATCTCAACTCCAATTTCTGCAAG GATTTAGGAATCAAATGCTAAATGCAATAAAAGGCTTTTCAAATTCTAGACAGAATGGATTGTTTATAAATTCATGTTTTGCTCACTGCCAATCAGAGAGGCAAGATACATGGTTTGCTGATGATTCTCCCGTCCTTGGAAGCAAG CCTATTGCACTTGCTGTTGGAGATTGGTATTTCGACCGTGCAGGCGAGAAGGCTATTGATTGTCCCTATCCCTGTGACAACAGTTGCCACAATCTGGTTTTTAGATGA